GAGGGTGCTGGACCTGGGACGGGGAAGTCTGATCGTTCAACACGTCTGCTCCTGTCAGTGAGTCGGGTCCCGCTCAGGCCCCGCACCAACAGATTCGGCCGGACTCGTACGGGAATTCCCCGCACCGTCCCCGGGTGGCGATCCAGAGGAATACAGACCGGCTATAGGCCGTGTACAGAAAAGGCGTTCACGCTGTTCCGTATGGACAGTCACGTCAGGCGCGTCGTTGTCGTGGGCGGAACGGCCTCCGGCTGGGTCGCCGCTGCCCGGCTCGCGTCCGCCTTCCACGGCACGGTTTCCGTCGCCGTACTCGAAACGCCGCAGCGAGCCGCCGCGGTATCGGCGACCGGACAGGCGGCCGTCGTCGCGCCCGAATTGCAGCGGGGGCTCTTCGACCGTATCGGCGTACCGGAAGAGGAATGGATGCGAGCCTGCTGCGCGTCCTTCAAAGCGGCGGTGCGTTACGTGAATTGGCGTACCGAAGGCGCGGCCGAAACCACGGTGCGGATCACCGGCAACGGCGGTGTGGATCATTTCTACCGCCCCTGCGCGGAGATGCCGCGGTGCGCGGAACTCCCCCTGTCGGACTTCTGGCGGCACCGCAGGCACGAGGGCGGGACCACCGAGCCGTACGACTACGCGTGCTTCCGCGAGCCGCCACTGCTGGACGCGCGGAAGTCGCCGCGCCGGCTGGACGGCCGGACGGCCGTCCCGTACGGCTGGCACGTCGACGTCCGTATGTTCACGCAGTTCCTGCGGAAGACCGCGATGCGGGAGTTCGGCGTACGGTCCGTCCGCGGCAAACTCCTGCGCGCCGAACGGGACGCACGCGGCATGCTGACCGCCCTGCACACCGTGGGGGGCGCCTCCGTCGCCGGTGACCTCTTCCTCGACTGCACGGGGACCGAGAGCCTCCTGCTGGCCGGGGTCCTCGGGGAGCCGTTCCTCGATGCCCGGGACCGGCTGCTGTGCGACAGTGCGGTGACCGTCACCGTCCCCCACGACGACGCCGCGCACGGCATCGACCCCTTCACCACGGCCACGGCCATGCCCGACGGCTGGGCCTGGCGCATGCCGCTCCCCGGCCGGTTCGCGGCGGGGCTCGTCCACGCGCGCGACCTGACGGCCCCGCAGGAGGCCGCCGACCGGCTCTGCGCGCTCTGGGGCCTGCGCCCGGGCCACGCCACCGTGCGGCACCTCGCCTACCGCACCGGGCGCAGTCGTCGCGCCTGGGTGAAGAACTGCGTCGCGCTCGGACCGGCCGCGTCGTTCGTGGAACCGCTGGCCGACGAGGGGCTGGCGGACGTCCTGCACATGGTGGACCGGCTGGTGCGCGACTTCCCGTCGCGGGACGGGGCGGAGGCGCCGGCGGCCCGCTTCAACCGTGCCGCACAGGCCCGTTACGCCCGGGCCCGGGACTTCGCGCAGTTGCTGTACTCCGCGGCGCCCCGCGCGGACACACCGTTCTGGCGCGCCCAGCGCGAACTGCCGCTGTCGGACGCGCTGGAGGAATATCTCGTCGGCCACCGCGCGGGCCTGTCCCCGGAGGCCGGCGAGGCCCCGTACGACGCGCTGCTGGCGGCGCTCGCCCCCCGCCGGGCCGCCCCGCCCGCCGCCCTCGCCCACCGGCCGGCGGCCCGTCGCACGGCGGACGCCGAGTTCTCCCGGATCCGACGCCAGCAGCGGATCCTGCTGGAGACCCTCCCGGGGGCCCATGAGTACCTGCACCGGCTGCACACCCGGCCGGTGCCGGCGGCGGCGGTCACGGTCTGAGGCCGACGGGATGTGATTGTCCCGTCACGGGCCGTCGCTCCGGGAAATCTCCACATCGCGAGGAGACCGCGGGTAACCCCCTTTCATCGCCCCTCGATATGCCGGTTATGCCCGCAGTGCTTG
The window above is part of the Streptomyces syringium genome. Proteins encoded here:
- a CDS encoding tryptophan 7-halogenase → MDSHVRRVVVVGGTASGWVAAARLASAFHGTVSVAVLETPQRAAAVSATGQAAVVAPELQRGLFDRIGVPEEEWMRACCASFKAAVRYVNWRTEGAAETTVRITGNGGVDHFYRPCAEMPRCAELPLSDFWRHRRHEGGTTEPYDYACFREPPLLDARKSPRRLDGRTAVPYGWHVDVRMFTQFLRKTAMREFGVRSVRGKLLRAERDARGMLTALHTVGGASVAGDLFLDCTGTESLLLAGVLGEPFLDARDRLLCDSAVTVTVPHDDAAHGIDPFTTATAMPDGWAWRMPLPGRFAAGLVHARDLTAPQEAADRLCALWGLRPGHATVRHLAYRTGRSRRAWVKNCVALGPAASFVEPLADEGLADVLHMVDRLVRDFPSRDGAEAPAARFNRAAQARYARARDFAQLLYSAAPRADTPFWRAQRELPLSDALEEYLVGHRAGLSPEAGEAPYDALLAALAPRRAAPPAALAHRPAARRTADAEFSRIRRQQRILLETLPGAHEYLHRLHTRPVPAAAVTV